One genomic region from Diabrotica undecimpunctata isolate CICGRU chromosome 9, icDiaUnde3, whole genome shotgun sequence encodes:
- the LOC140449972 gene encoding uncharacterized protein: protein MEEYDFESETEWIPEEEKLKKTKLLKEKLRRERKELKEKLKKEKKITKDGTKIKKLKKEKKEKKEKREKKEKKRKKRNTDNHPPPAELDEPIICDICDQTYKNNVAFALHSIVHSEDGKYHCHLCSYRNASKYHLEMHVRAHEGATKYKCEICNKAFTVSTHALEHKYFHTGEKPFQCEICGKHFMFSWFLASHRRTSHYEILTGSPLVKFDCTICNKHYASASGLRRHNLKNHNETGVDLSVLCDICGKQLSSREKLKFHHRTHTGYKPYGCQTCPKHFSKKEQLIEHTRVHTGEKPYVCKYCGKAFTQRTPLRIHERTHTGERPNICPICSKGFISKTALESHIRSCYNNSQILIPEAMPLPYHSFYGSNSTPMTPMTPASEVSELEHKFSLSDAFLDPRQHVDVIGHMTPM from the coding sequence ATGGAAGAGTACGATTTTGAATCCGAGACCGAGTGGATCCCAGAGGaggaaaaattaaagaaaaccaaattgCTAAAGGAAAAACTGAGAAGAGAACGAAAAGAACTTAAAGAGAAGTTGAagaaagagaagaaaataacaaaagacgGAACGAAAATCAAAAAGTTGAAGAaagaaaagaaggagaagaaagaGAAGAGGGAGAAAAAGGAGAAGAAACGTAAAAAACGAAACACGGACAATCATCCGCCTCCTGCTGAACTAGACGAACCGATAATCTGCGATATATGTGACCAAACTTACAAAAATAACGTTGCCTTTGCCTTACATTCCATAGTCCATAGCGAGGACGGTAAATATCACTGCCATTTGTGCTCTTATCGAAACGCTTCGAAGTATCACCTCGAAATGCATGTGCGCGCTCACGAAGGAGCTACCAAATATAAATGTGAGATTTGCAACAAAGCTTTCACGGTTAGCACTCACGCGCTAGAGCATAAGTACTTTCACACCGGGGAAAAACCATTTCAGTGCGAAATATGCGGTAAACATTTCATGTTCTCGTGGTTTTTGGCGTCACATAGACGCACTTCACATTATGAGATCCTAACCGGTAGCCCTTTAGTCAAATTTGACTGTACCATTTGTAATAAGCACTATGCTTCAGCTTCAGGTCTCAGACGGCATAATCTTAAAAATCACAACGAAACAGGCGTAGATCTTTCAGTCCTCTGCGATATTTGCGGGAAACAATTATCTAGTAGGGAAAAACTTAAGTTTCACCATCGTACACACACAGGTTATAAACCGTATGGCTGCCAAACCTGTCCTAAACACTTTTCTAAGAAAGAGCAGCTTATTGAACACACTAGGGTGCATACGGGTGAAAAGCCTTACGTGTGCAAATACTGTGGTAAAGCCTTTACCCAAAGAACACCGCTACGAATCCACGAAAGAACACATACTGGAGAGCGACCAAATATTTGCCCGATTTGTAGCAAAGGGTTCATTTCCAAAACTGCTCTAGAAAGCCATATTAGGAGTTGTTATAACAACTCACAAATCCTTATACCTGAAGCCATGCCCTTACCGTATCATTCGTTTTATGGATCAAACTCCACTCCTATGACTCCAATGACACCTGCTTCGGAAGTGTCGGAATTGGAGCATAAGTTTTCTCTTTCAGATGCTTTTCTTGATCCTCGACAACACGTCGATGTGATTGGACACATGACTCCCATGTAA